The nucleotide sequence ACCGGATATCTTCACTTCTGCCAAAGGTTTAGGTGGCGGGATTCCGATTGGGGCAATGCTGTGCAAATCCCACTGCGACATTTTCCAACCGGGAGAACACGCCAGCACCTTTGGCGGCAATCCCTTTGCCTGCGCCGTTGCCCTCTCGGTTTGCCAGACGATTGAGCGGGATCAGTTGCTGACCAATGTGCAGGAGCGGGGTGAACAGTTGCGCGCTGGACTGCGGGCGATCGTCGAAAAACATCCCGACGCGATTGCTGAAGTGCGGGGTTGGGGTTTAATCAATGGCTTGGAGCTGAAAGCCGACAGTCCGCTCACCTCTGCGGATGTGGTCAAAGCTGCCATTGCTCAAGGCTTGCTGCTTGTTCCAGCAGGTCCTAAGGTGGTTCGCTTTGTGCCCCCCCTGATCGTCAGTGCAGCGGAAATTGAGCAGGCACTCAAGGCAGTGGAAATGGCGTTTTGAGTTGAGAATTTTGAGTTAAGGAACGAGAATTTTATAACCTGAAATTTCACCACAGAGACACAGAAAACACAGGGTAATTCCTGTGAATTCTCTGTGCATCTGTAGTAAAACCCTAAATTCTTCAGTTTATTGAATCTACCCTCCTGAGCGTTTTGAATTGAGAATTGATGACTATTAGGATGCCTGACCTCGCACTCCCTATTGTCTAATTTTGTAGCAAATCCATTGTCATGACTGATGCAACTTTTGTACCGAATGGTATGGCGTTAAGATCGACCTGGAAATTTGGGTTGTGGTTTGAGAACGGAACCGTTTTGCCTTCCGCCCTGGCTCTGGCAAACAGAGCAGGGTCTGCAACACCGACGAAAACGAAAGCAAACTGAATATTTTTATGGTCCCCCTTGAGCTGATGAATATCTTCCGATCCCGTAGTGCCAGGAAAATCAGCAATCAGTCTGTTGGCTCCAACGAGACTCGCCAGTTTAGGGTTGATGCGATCAATCAATTCCGGATCATTCACTAGGGGAGGGGATCCACCTTTTGAAGTCAGGGTTGGTAGTTTATCCTCTGGCATCCCGTAGGTACGGGCGATCGATTTGTTGACGGAGGCAATACCTTTCAGCATCGTTTCCCGGACTTCGGGTTTGAACGATCGCAAACTCAGCTTCAGCAATGCCTCTTCTGGAATCACATTATTGGCTTCCCCTGCCTGAAACGAGCCAACGGTAATCACTGCCGCTTCCTGGGGATCGATCGCCCGTGCCACGATCGCCTGATACTGAATGATTGCATTCGCCGCCATCAGAATGGGATCTTTTGCCAGATGAGGCGAGGAACCGTGTCCTCCCACGCCTTTGAATACAATATCAATCGGGTCACTCCCAGCCATTCGAGGTCCTGGCGCGCTGGCAATGAATCCGGTAGGACCGGGAGCACTGTGCATTCCCAGCAAATAATCAGGCACAGGCACCCCATGACGGGTGTAAAGACCATCCTCGACCATTGCCCTGGCTCCCGCGACCCCTTCTTCGGCAGGTTGCCCAACCAGAATCAACGTCCCTTTCCAGTCCGACTTCAGAGCTACCATTGCCTTTGCCAGACCCAGCATCCAGGTCGTATGGGAATCATGGCCACAGGCGTGCATCACAGGAGTTTCTACGCCATTGGGGAGCGTTGCCCGCTTGGTGCTGGCATAGGGAAGCCCGGTGGTTTCTTCTACTGGCAATGCATCCATATCCGCCCGATACATCACCTTGGGACCTTCCCCGTTCCTCAGAATACCGACCACTCCGGTTTTCCCAATCCCGGTTTTGACTTCGTAGCCCAGTGCCTTTAGTTCCTTTGCCACGATCGCCGCTGTCCGGGTTTCGTTAAATTGCAATTCAGGGTTTTGATGAATGTCTTTGAAGGTGGCAATCAGGCGATCGCCATCCTGATCAATCTCAGCCATCAGGCGATCGAAGTAGGCAGGTTTAGCAGCGGGTGTACCTGTAAAAGGCTTTTGCGCCTGTGCGGGATGGGAACTCCAAAGCGGTATCGTCAAAACCAGGAATATGCCAGTTGCAATTACACCCAAAGCCACAATTATCAGTTGCTTCAGCCACTGCTTCAGGGGGAAATTACTCAAGAACAGCATAGTCTTTTGTTTCTCAAATCATGTTTCTCAAATCAATGGCCTTGTTTCTCAAATCAATTAGAGGGAACAATCAAGCAAAGGGGGAACATCACCAGAAGTATCCTCAGCCAGTTGCTTCTTCAGACCAATTGAACCAGACAAAGAGCTTGACCCCAACATCATCAACGGCTGAACTAAGACCTGTGTGCTGTATTGAGCCAGGGTATGTAGAACGACCGATGCACAACACGGACAGAGAAATGGCTCGATAGAAGTCATCAGATTTTCAATAAAAACATTACAGTTCTACGCGAGAATAGTGTAGTTGAAATATCAATAGTTATTCTGAAAATAAGCCTTTCTTAAGAAAAGTCGTGGTTATAGTTTATATTTGAATGCCTGGAAGTAGAAAAATCGTGATAGTATGCTTCTGGTTTTTGGGAAACCAGCGATTATGAACTTACTTCGGGCACATGGTAAAACCAGCATGACTACTCAAACAAGATCAATTCACAAGCACCGTTTAGTTACATTTGTCTATCCATTGTTGAAGTCTTTGTTCTATGCCAGTAGCCCACTGGCGATCGCATGTTTAGCCCTGCCTGCCCATGCAAAAGAAAGTTTGGTTCAGGAACATCTGGTTGCTTCTGGGAATACGCCTGTTTATAACAACACCATTCTTGAATCCAACGCCTCTTTTAAGTTAAATGCCTCAATTCAGCACTCTGGCTTGACAAGCTCTGATCCAGGTACAGGCTTTACAAGCTCTGATAATTTTACAGGGAGCTTTACAAATTCGGATCATTTCATTCCCAGGCAAGAATCCCAGGCTTCCCCTTCCCAAAACCTTCTGAAAGCTTCAAAGGAATCTGTTCATCCCAGGCAGGTGCTTAAGTCTGCCAGTTTATTGACTGAATCGGTGATTGATTCCCATCCAATTGATTTTCATTCAATTGAGTCTATTGCATCTACAGATAAACTCACATCAAACTTCCTGCCCAATTCCATTGCTCAAGCGGATTTGACTCCTCCACCATCTGCCAGGCCACTGGCTGAGCCAGTAACCAGCGATCGCTGGCAATTTTCAGTGGCACCTTATTTCTTTGTTCCTCTGCGGGTTCGAACCGATGCAACCGTAGCCGGACGCAGCGCCTCAATCAATTTGGGCTTAGGCAGCATTTTGAACTTTGATCGCGCCTTTGACGCAGGCATTCGAGTAGAAGCCTGGAAGAACCAATGGGGAGTTATTTTTGACGGGTTTTATATCTCGGCTAAAAACAGTGGGAACATTGGAGTCACGTTTCCTCAGGGTAGTTTGAAACAGTTTGGAATCAA is from Leptothermofonsia sichuanensis E412 and encodes:
- a CDS encoding amidohydrolase, which translates into the protein MLFLSNFPLKQWLKQLIIVALGVIATGIFLVLTIPLWSSHPAQAQKPFTGTPAAKPAYFDRLMAEIDQDGDRLIATFKDIHQNPELQFNETRTAAIVAKELKALGYEVKTGIGKTGVVGILRNGEGPKVMYRADMDALPVEETTGLPYASTKRATLPNGVETPVMHACGHDSHTTWMLGLAKAMVALKSDWKGTLILVGQPAEEGVAGARAMVEDGLYTRHGVPVPDYLLGMHSAPGPTGFIASAPGPRMAGSDPIDIVFKGVGGHGSSPHLAKDPILMAANAIIQYQAIVARAIDPQEAAVITVGSFQAGEANNVIPEEALLKLSLRSFKPEVRETMLKGIASVNKSIARTYGMPEDKLPTLTSKGGSPPLVNDPELIDRINPKLASLVGANRLIADFPGTTGSEDIHQLKGDHKNIQFAFVFVGVADPALFARARAEGKTVPFSNHNPNFQVDLNAIPFGTKVASVMTMDLLQN
- a CDS encoding outer membrane protein produces the protein MLKSLFYASSPLAIACLALPAHAKESLVQEHLVASGNTPVYNNTILESNASFKLNASIQHSGLTSSDPGTGFTSSDNFTGSFTNSDHFIPRQESQASPSQNLLKASKESVHPRQVLKSASLLTESVIDSHPIDFHSIESIASTDKLTSNFLPNSIAQADLTPPPSARPLAEPVTSDRWQFSVAPYFFVPLRVRTDATVAGRSASINLGLGSILNFDRAFDAGIRVEAWKNQWGVIFDGFYISAKNSGNIGVTFPQGSLKQFGINFPVRVSADASLSVRQGTVDLAASYRVVDTLLNGPETSPNPFPRLVVAPILGLRTNILSQKLEVGNVRVGVVPLGTITLPVNQDFSSLRTFVEPLIGAQIGVDLSERWAVGLRGDVSGFNISADRNLTWNLLISTQYHFSPSTSLQLGYRFNNFDFEDGAGLRRTRVNLRQNGLLLSVIFRF